In a single window of the Nocardioides massiliensis genome:
- a CDS encoding sodium/solute symporter: MSTGLAVVAVTTVVLATLAIGTWGLRFSRTTSDFFVASRTVRPRLNASAIGGEYLSAASFLGVAGLVLAYGAEMLWYPVGWTAGYLVLLVLVAAPLRRSGAYTLPDFAETRLESRPVRIVSSVLVVAIGWLYLMPQFQGAGLALRTITGAPSWLGGVLVATVVVVNVFTGGMRSVTFVQAFQYWLKLTALLVPAFFLLLIWIGDGATSPATAGAAVGGAVVGDLWALPMVSDQPYVLYTTYSLIMATFLGTMGLPHVVVRFYTNPDGRAARRTTLVVLGLLGLFYVLPPVYGALGRVYAPDLVGAGASDTVVLELPARMIAGYGGELLSALTTAGAFAAFLSTSSGLTIAVAGVLSQEITGRRLAGVTAFRAAALMGVAVPLMLALMTSGVSVARAVGLAFAVAASTFCPLLILGIWWPRLTDAGALAGLGVGGVLSGIAVVDTLAGTERTGWADALLAQPAAWTVPAAFLTMIVVSLLTPRRRPVGVRRFLVRLHTPEAVPLDRG, encoded by the coding sequence ATGAGCACCGGGCTGGCCGTCGTCGCCGTCACGACGGTCGTCCTGGCGACGCTGGCGATCGGCACCTGGGGCCTGCGGTTCTCACGGACGACCAGCGACTTCTTCGTCGCCTCCCGGACCGTGCGCCCGCGGCTCAACGCCTCGGCCATCGGCGGGGAGTACCTCTCGGCCGCCTCGTTCCTGGGCGTCGCCGGCCTCGTGCTCGCCTACGGCGCCGAGATGCTGTGGTACCCGGTCGGCTGGACGGCCGGCTACCTCGTCCTGCTCGTGCTGGTGGCCGCGCCGCTGCGCCGCTCCGGTGCCTACACGCTGCCGGACTTCGCCGAGACCCGGCTGGAGTCGCGCCCGGTCCGGATCGTGTCGTCGGTGCTGGTGGTCGCGATCGGGTGGCTCTACCTGATGCCGCAGTTCCAGGGCGCCGGGCTGGCGCTGCGCACGATCACCGGCGCGCCGTCTTGGCTCGGCGGCGTTCTGGTCGCCACCGTGGTCGTGGTCAACGTCTTCACCGGCGGCATGCGCTCGGTGACCTTCGTGCAGGCGTTCCAGTACTGGCTCAAGCTCACCGCGCTGCTCGTCCCCGCGTTCTTCCTGCTGCTGATCTGGATCGGCGACGGCGCCACCTCGCCGGCGACTGCGGGGGCCGCCGTCGGCGGTGCCGTGGTCGGCGACCTCTGGGCGCTGCCGATGGTCTCGGACCAGCCGTACGTCCTCTACACGACCTACTCGCTCATCATGGCGACCTTCCTCGGCACCATGGGCCTGCCGCACGTGGTCGTGCGCTTCTACACCAACCCCGACGGCCGCGCCGCACGGCGTACGACGCTGGTGGTGCTGGGACTGCTCGGGCTCTTCTATGTGCTGCCGCCGGTGTACGGCGCCCTCGGCCGGGTCTACGCACCCGACCTGGTCGGCGCCGGCGCCAGCGACACGGTCGTGCTCGAGCTGCCCGCGCGGATGATCGCCGGGTACGGCGGCGAGCTGCTCTCCGCCCTGACGACGGCCGGCGCGTTCGCAGCGTTCCTGTCCACCTCGTCGGGCCTGACGATCGCCGTGGCAGGCGTGCTCAGCCAGGAGATCACCGGCCGGCGGCTCGCCGGGGTCACGGCGTTCCGCGCCGCCGCCCTGATGGGGGTGGCGGTGCCGCTCATGCTGGCCCTGATGACCTCGGGGGTCAGCGTGGCGCGCGCCGTGGGCCTGGCCTTCGCCGTCGCTGCCTCGACCTTCTGCCCGCTGCTGATCCTGGGGATCTGGTGGCCCCGTCTCACCGACGCCGGTGCGCTCGCGGGGCTCGGGGTCGGAGGCGTGCTGTCCGGCATCGCCGTGGTCGACACCCTGGCCGGCACCGAGCGCACCGGCTGGGCCGACGCACTGCTGGCCCAGCCCGCCGCCTGGACGGTGCCGGCGGCGTTCCTCACGATGATCGTGGTCTCGCTGCTGACACCGCGGCGCCGCCCCGTCGGCGTACGGCGGTTCCTGGTGCGGTTGCACACCCCGGAGGCCGTGCCGCTCGACCGGGGCTGA
- a CDS encoding sirohydrochlorin chelatase yields the protein MNGPPIVLAAHGTRHAPGNAVAADLAALVAARSGRPARAAYLELAAPLLDDVLASAPDGTVVVPLLLSGGIHLRHDLPHAVAQADGRARLAAALGPDRRLARVQAARLDAVGARRGDPVVLLAAGSTDPCVDADLARAAELLAQEWDAPVAVASLSGRGPRLAEVARPGMPVATYLLAEGHFARRARAEARAVDAGPVTQVLGPDPLVAELALARAAALPALLAVG from the coding sequence ATGAACGGCCCGCCGATCGTGCTCGCCGCCCACGGCACCCGACACGCACCGGGGAACGCGGTGGCCGCCGACCTCGCGGCGCTCGTCGCGGCGCGGTCCGGGCGCCCGGCCCGGGCGGCGTACCTCGAGCTGGCGGCGCCGCTGCTCGACGACGTCCTTGCGTCCGCACCCGACGGCACCGTCGTCGTGCCGTTGCTGCTCTCCGGGGGCATCCACCTGCGCCACGACCTGCCGCATGCGGTAGCACAGGCGGACGGACGGGCGCGGCTCGCCGCGGCGTTGGGTCCTGACCGGCGCCTGGCTCGCGTGCAGGCCGCACGGCTGGACGCGGTGGGCGCGCGCCGCGGGGATCCGGTCGTGCTGCTCGCCGCCGGCAGCACCGATCCGTGTGTCGACGCCGACCTGGCCCGTGCCGCCGAGCTTCTCGCGCAGGAGTGGGACGCGCCCGTCGCGGTGGCCTCCCTGTCCGGTCGTGGGCCGCGACTGGCCGAGGTGGCGCGCCCCGGCATGCCGGTGGCGACCTATCTGCTCGCCGAGGGGCACTTCGCCCGGCGTGCTCGGGCCGAGGCACGAGCAGTGGACGCGGGACCGGTGACACAGGTGCTGGGGCCGGACCCGTTGGTCGCCGAGCTCGCGCTCGCCCGTGCGGCGGCGCTCCCGGCGCTGCTCGCGGTCGGCTGA
- a CDS encoding uroporphyrinogen-III synthase, with protein MSVAEPAAGRMVGQMVGLGGADDGEEVDVEQTRTLAGFRIGVTAARKVEEQRALLHRRGATTEWAPALSTEPNQVDDADLRTATAEVLARPVDLFLATTGIGMRAWFDAAAAWGELDRLLAHLATAEIVARGPKSVGALRRHGLRELWSPPSECFDDVLDHLRGRDLSGTRIVVQEHGQSLSMVAHALRRQGADVTTVTVYRVRAAEDPGPMFRMVDLIADRELDAVTFTSAPAVAALMEAAASVGRRDDVISAFQADVVATCVGPVTSAAFELWGVPTIEPERSRLGAMVRLLEIELPSRRDGLSVEVAGRVLLLHGDVVLLDGIEVGLSPGPFAVLQRLLVNPGHVVSRSDLLAALPRGNASSEHAVEMAVARLRAALGTRTVETVVKRGYRLAVGG; from the coding sequence GTGAGCGTGGCGGAGCCGGCGGCCGGGCGGATGGTCGGGCAGATGGTCGGGCTGGGAGGCGCCGACGACGGTGAGGAGGTCGACGTGGAGCAGACCCGCACGCTCGCGGGCTTCCGCATCGGCGTCACGGCCGCGCGCAAGGTCGAGGAGCAGCGCGCGCTGCTGCACCGGCGCGGGGCGACCACCGAGTGGGCGCCCGCATTGTCGACCGAGCCCAACCAGGTCGACGACGCCGACCTGCGCACCGCGACCGCCGAGGTGCTGGCCCGCCCCGTCGACCTGTTCCTCGCCACCACCGGCATCGGGATGCGGGCATGGTTCGACGCGGCCGCCGCGTGGGGCGAGCTCGACCGGCTGCTCGCCCACCTCGCCACGGCCGAGATCGTCGCGCGCGGACCCAAGAGCGTCGGCGCCCTGCGGCGCCACGGCCTGCGGGAGCTGTGGAGCCCGCCGTCGGAGTGCTTCGACGACGTGCTCGACCACCTGCGCGGCCGGGACCTCAGCGGCACGCGGATCGTCGTGCAGGAGCACGGGCAGTCCCTGTCGATGGTCGCCCACGCACTGCGACGTCAGGGCGCGGATGTCACGACGGTCACCGTCTACCGGGTGCGCGCCGCAGAGGACCCGGGGCCGATGTTCCGGATGGTCGACCTCATCGCCGACCGCGAGCTCGACGCCGTCACCTTCACCTCCGCCCCGGCGGTCGCCGCGCTCATGGAGGCGGCCGCTTCGGTCGGACGCCGTGACGACGTGATCTCCGCGTTCCAGGCCGACGTCGTGGCGACCTGCGTCGGCCCGGTCACCTCGGCCGCGTTCGAGCTGTGGGGGGTGCCGACGATCGAACCCGAGCGCTCCCGGCTCGGGGCGATGGTCCGGCTGCTCGAGATCGAGCTCCCGTCGCGCCGCGACGGTCTCAGCGTCGAGGTCGCCGGACGCGTCCTGCTGCTGCACGGCGACGTGGTGCTGCTCGACGGCATCGAGGTCGGGCTCAGCCCCGGACCGTTCGCGGTCCTCCAGCGCCTGCTCGTGAACCCCGGCCACGTGGTCTCCCGCTCCGACCTGCTCGCCGCGCTGCCCCGCGGCAACGCCTCCTCCGAGCACGCCGTCGAGATGGCCGTCGCCCGGCTGCGCGCCGCGCTGGGGACGCGGACCGTGGAGACGGTCGTGAAACGCGGCTACCGCCTGGCGGTCGGCGGATGA
- the nirD gene encoding nitrite reductase small subunit NirD: MRHTAPAQEWVPVCALEDLDRERGAAALVHGRAVAVFRTHDDQVFVLDNRCPYARASVLARGIVGTRKDTWFVASPMLKQPFDLRTGVCLDDPTVRVATYAVRVVEGRVEVGGRLP; this comes from the coding sequence GTGAGGCACACCGCGCCCGCGCAGGAGTGGGTGCCGGTCTGCGCCCTCGAGGACCTCGACCGTGAGCGTGGGGCCGCCGCACTCGTGCACGGTCGCGCCGTGGCGGTGTTCCGTACCCACGACGACCAGGTCTTCGTCCTCGACAACCGGTGCCCCTACGCGCGGGCGTCGGTGCTGGCACGTGGCATCGTGGGCACCCGCAAGGACACCTGGTTCGTGGCCTCGCCGATGCTCAAGCAGCCCTTCGACCTGCGCACGGGCGTGTGCCTCGACGACCCGACGGTGCGCGTCGCGACGTACGCCGTCCGGGTGGTCGAGGGCCGCGTCGAGGTCGGTGGGCGGCTCCCGTGA
- the nirB gene encoding nitrite reductase large subunit NirB, with the protein MSPTPTGRRPRIIVVGHGMVGHRFVQAAIERGLVETHDVLVLGEEARPAYDRVALTSFFEVGAEALSLLPEGAYDDPRVQLRTGVCVTAIDPETRRLRLSDATEETYDELVLATGAAPFVPPVPGRDLDGCFVYRTIEDLEAIRDAAGRGRPDGSGPARGVVIGGGLLGLEAANALHQLGVEAHVVEMAPRLMPVQLDDAGGTTLVRHVEALGVQVHTGVATTEVLGDAPATEGGRVTGLGLRDAEPLDAEIVVFSAGIRPRDALARDAGLATAERGGVLVDEQCRSSDPHVWAVGECAAPGGRMYGLVAPGYAMAEIVVDALLGGAGAFTGADMSTKLKLLGVDVASFGDAFATTPGSLELVFADAVGGLYKKLVVGPAGPDADGAPRDGYVLLGGILVGDASAYGVLRPLVSSGMLLPDNPEELILPASRGALELGLPDDAVVCSCNNVSKATILTALTDGSDDAGPCEDVAAVKRCTKAGSTCGSCVGTVKTVVEEYFAAVGREVDRSLCEHFALTRQELFDVVAVHGYRSFDDVVAAHGTGRGCDVCKPTVASILASQLNGHVLAPETGALQDTNDAYLANIQRNGTYSVVPRIPGGEITPDGLIVIGEVARDFGLYTKITGGQRIDLFGARMEELPAIWRRLVDAGFESGHAYGKSLRTVKSCVGSTWCRYGVQDSVQLAIDLELRYRGLRSPHKLKGGVSGCARECAEARGKDFGVIATEKGWNLYVGGNGGATPRHAELLVADVDTATLVRYLDRFLMYYVRTADRLQRTAPWIESLDGGLERVREVVVDDALGLGQELEEAMARHVAGYFDEWAATLEDPEKLARFVSFVNAPQTPDPDITFTTERGQIRPAAPSEPVDLGAAIPVGAPR; encoded by the coding sequence ATGAGTCCCACCCCCACCGGTCGCCGTCCCCGGATCATCGTCGTCGGCCACGGCATGGTCGGTCACCGCTTCGTCCAGGCCGCCATCGAGCGCGGGCTGGTGGAGACCCATGACGTCCTCGTGCTCGGCGAGGAGGCCCGCCCGGCCTACGACCGGGTCGCTCTCACCTCCTTCTTCGAGGTGGGCGCCGAGGCGCTGTCCCTGCTCCCCGAGGGCGCGTACGACGACCCGCGGGTGCAGCTGCGCACCGGCGTGTGCGTCACCGCCATCGACCCGGAGACGCGGAGGCTGCGGCTGTCCGACGCGACCGAAGAGACGTACGACGAGCTGGTGCTGGCCACCGGTGCGGCGCCGTTCGTGCCACCCGTGCCTGGCAGGGACCTGGACGGTTGCTTCGTCTATCGCACGATCGAGGACCTCGAGGCGATCCGCGACGCCGCCGGTCGGGGGCGACCGGACGGCAGTGGCCCCGCGCGCGGGGTGGTGATCGGGGGCGGGCTGCTGGGGCTCGAGGCGGCGAACGCGCTGCACCAGCTCGGCGTGGAGGCGCACGTGGTGGAGATGGCGCCGCGGCTGATGCCGGTGCAGCTCGACGACGCCGGGGGCACGACGCTGGTGCGTCACGTCGAGGCCCTCGGCGTGCAGGTGCACACCGGGGTCGCCACGACGGAGGTCCTGGGTGACGCGCCGGCCACGGAGGGGGGCCGCGTCACCGGGCTCGGGCTCCGCGACGCCGAACCGCTCGACGCCGAGATCGTCGTCTTCTCCGCCGGCATCCGTCCGCGCGACGCGCTGGCCCGCGACGCCGGCCTGGCGACCGCGGAGCGCGGCGGCGTGCTGGTCGACGAGCAGTGCCGCAGCAGCGACCCGCACGTCTGGGCGGTGGGGGAGTGCGCGGCCCCCGGCGGGCGGATGTACGGCCTCGTCGCCCCGGGCTACGCGATGGCCGAGATCGTCGTCGACGCGCTGCTCGGGGGCGCCGGCGCCTTCACCGGTGCGGACATGTCGACGAAGCTCAAGCTGCTCGGCGTCGACGTGGCCTCCTTCGGCGACGCGTTCGCGACCACCCCGGGTTCGCTCGAGCTGGTCTTCGCCGACGCGGTCGGCGGCCTCTACAAGAAGCTGGTGGTGGGGCCCGCCGGGCCCGACGCCGACGGTGCACCGCGCGACGGCTACGTGCTGCTGGGCGGGATCCTCGTCGGGGACGCGTCGGCGTACGGCGTGCTGCGGCCCCTGGTCTCCAGCGGCATGCTGCTTCCCGACAACCCCGAGGAGCTGATCCTCCCCGCCTCCCGCGGCGCGCTCGAGCTCGGCCTGCCCGACGACGCGGTCGTCTGCTCGTGCAACAACGTCTCCAAGGCCACGATCCTCACGGCGCTCACCGACGGGTCCGACGACGCGGGGCCGTGTGAGGACGTGGCGGCCGTGAAGCGGTGCACCAAGGCGGGCAGCACCTGCGGCTCGTGCGTCGGCACCGTGAAGACGGTCGTCGAGGAGTACTTCGCCGCTGTCGGACGCGAGGTCGACCGGTCGCTGTGCGAGCACTTCGCGCTCACCCGCCAGGAGCTGTTCGACGTGGTGGCCGTGCACGGCTACCGCAGCTTCGACGACGTGGTCGCCGCCCACGGCACGGGGCGCGGATGCGACGTGTGCAAGCCGACGGTCGCGTCGATCCTGGCCAGCCAGCTGAACGGGCACGTGCTGGCCCCGGAGACCGGTGCGCTGCAGGACACCAACGACGCCTACCTGGCCAACATCCAGCGCAACGGCACCTACTCGGTGGTGCCGCGCATCCCGGGCGGGGAGATCACCCCCGATGGACTGATCGTCATCGGCGAGGTCGCCCGCGACTTCGGGCTCTACACCAAGATCACCGGCGGGCAGCGCATCGACCTGTTCGGTGCCCGGATGGAGGAGCTGCCCGCGATCTGGCGCCGGCTGGTCGACGCCGGGTTCGAGTCCGGCCACGCCTACGGCAAGTCGCTGCGCACCGTGAAGTCGTGCGTGGGCTCGACGTGGTGCCGCTACGGCGTGCAGGACTCGGTGCAGCTCGCGATCGACCTCGAGCTGCGCTACCGCGGCCTGCGCTCACCCCACAAGCTCAAGGGCGGGGTGTCGGGCTGCGCCCGGGAGTGCGCCGAGGCGCGCGGCAAGGACTTCGGCGTCATCGCGACCGAGAAGGGGTGGAACCTGTACGTCGGCGGCAACGGCGGGGCCACCCCGCGGCACGCCGAGCTGCTGGTTGCCGACGTCGACACCGCGACGCTCGTGCGCTACCTCGACCGGTTCCTCATGTACTACGTCCGCACCGCCGACCGGCTGCAGCGCACCGCCCCGTGGATCGAGAGCCTCGACGGCGGGCTGGAGCGGGTGCGCGAGGTCGTCGTCGACGACGCGCTCGGCCTCGGCCAGGAGCTGGAGGAGGCCATGGCGCGCCACGTCGCGGGCTACTTCGACGAGTGGGCCGCCACCCTGGAGGACCCGGAGAAGCTGGCGCGCTTCGTGTCCTTCGTCAACGCCCCGCAGACACCGGACCCCGACATCACCTTCACGACCGAGCGCGGCCAGATCCGACCGGCCGCGCCGAGCGAGCCGGTCGACCTCGGCGCCGCCATCCCGGTGGGGGCCCCGCGGTGA
- a CDS encoding FAD-dependent oxidoreductase — MSGRRVVVVGHGMVAVRLVELLVAGGWIDDGGSVVVVGEEAGPAYNRILLSAVLEGTHDGDALALREPGWYAEHGIELRTGVRVHGVDRVAREVELQDGSRVGYDHLVLATGAVATLPPIRGLVLEDGRLDPRVHAFRSLADCRRLRAALTDAAEPVRRAVVIGGGLLGLQVARALGAHSVVTEVVEGGEHLLSRQLGPAGGGVLARDLARLGTPVYTGARAVRLVPAPDAEHALGVRLDNGHVLSTDLVVLTAGSRPSTRLARRCGLEVRRGVVVDDHLTSVTDPAVHAIGDCAEHRDRVAGFVAPGWEQAEVLAARLLGADVTYDGVREVARLRATDLDVAVLGDPERATGEVVEVTNPLAGSHRKLVVRDGRIVAAALVGDTSRVGLLTQYVDRGTVLGPREPGELLLPDPTTTAAGPAALPDDVEVCACAGVSAGAIRACGSLARARETTRATTGCGGCAATVRALLAAASPDASPDAPPHPSRERTLR; from the coding sequence GTGAGCGGGCGCCGCGTCGTGGTGGTCGGTCACGGCATGGTCGCGGTGCGGCTCGTCGAGCTGCTGGTCGCCGGCGGCTGGATCGACGACGGCGGCAGCGTCGTCGTGGTGGGCGAGGAGGCCGGGCCGGCGTACAACCGGATCCTGCTCTCCGCCGTGCTCGAGGGCACCCACGACGGTGACGCCCTCGCACTGCGCGAGCCCGGCTGGTATGCCGAGCACGGCATCGAGCTGCGCACCGGCGTCCGGGTGCACGGCGTCGACCGCGTGGCCCGCGAGGTCGAGCTGCAGGACGGGAGCCGGGTGGGCTACGACCACCTGGTCCTCGCGACCGGCGCCGTCGCGACGCTCCCGCCGATCCGCGGACTCGTCCTCGAGGACGGCCGGCTCGACCCGCGCGTGCACGCCTTCCGCAGCCTGGCCGACTGCCGCCGGCTGCGCGCCGCGCTCACCGACGCAGCCGAGCCCGTACGCCGCGCGGTGGTGATCGGTGGCGGGCTGCTCGGTCTGCAGGTGGCGCGGGCGCTGGGCGCCCACAGCGTCGTCACCGAGGTCGTGGAGGGTGGTGAGCACCTGCTCTCCCGCCAGCTCGGTCCGGCCGGGGGTGGCGTGCTGGCCCGCGACCTCGCCCGCCTCGGCACGCCCGTCTACACCGGTGCCCGCGCCGTACGCCTGGTGCCGGCACCGGACGCCGAGCACGCCCTCGGGGTGCGCCTCGACAACGGCCACGTGCTGTCGACCGACCTCGTCGTGCTGACCGCGGGCAGCCGGCCGTCGACCCGCCTCGCGCGCCGCTGCGGTCTGGAGGTACGCCGTGGGGTCGTCGTCGACGACCACCTGACCTCCGTGACCGACCCGGCGGTCCACGCCATCGGTGACTGCGCCGAGCACCGCGACCGGGTCGCGGGCTTCGTCGCACCCGGCTGGGAGCAGGCGGAGGTGCTGGCGGCGCGGCTGCTCGGCGCCGACGTGACGTACGACGGCGTGCGCGAGGTCGCGCGCCTGCGTGCCACCGACCTCGACGTCGCGGTGCTCGGCGATCCCGAGCGTGCCACCGGCGAGGTGGTCGAGGTGACCAACCCGCTCGCCGGGTCGCACCGCAAGCTCGTCGTCCGCGACGGCCGGATCGTGGCGGCCGCACTCGTCGGCGACACCTCGCGGGTCGGCCTGCTCACGCAGTACGTCGACCGCGGCACCGTCCTCGGTCCCCGCGAGCCCGGCGAGCTGCTGCTGCCCGACCCGACGACCACCGCTGCGGGCCCCGCCGCCCTCCCCGACGACGTGGAGGTGTGTGCGTGCGCCGGCGTCAGTGCCGGCGCGATCCGCGCGTGCGGCTCGCTCGCCCGCGCCCGCGAGACCACCCGTGCCACCACCGGCTGCGGCGGGTGCGCCGCCACCGTGCGCGCGCTGCTGGCCGCCGCGTCCCCCGACGCCTCCCCTGATGCCCCGCCCCACCCCTCCCGAGAAAGGACCCTGCGATGA
- a CDS encoding IS110 family transposase encodes MSVTPEATRPRVCAGLDWAKDDHVVCILDPDGEVLDRFTVEHTAAGLKRLVRRLLAAEVVEIGIERGDGPVIDALLATELTVLVISPNQVKNLRSRYGSAGNKDDRFDAYVLADVVRTDRRRLTPLTRSTPATQALRSSVRARRDLVAHRVAAANQLRAHLQVVFPGIVDLFAHLDSAISLSFLERFPTQTKADWLTADRLAAWLKKLAYSGRTDPAVLHQRLLAAPRGTTGAETGPHAATTLAFVAVLRSLNTQIATLADSIAEQLDVHPDAHVVTSLPRSGTVRAARLLAEIGDARGRFPTADSLACLAGVAPSTRQSGKVKAVTFRWGCDKELRDALCDFAADSRHANPWAADLYNRARARNHDHPHAVRILARAWVDIIWRCWQDRATYDPSQHRAFQRVLNEHHQIAA; translated from the coding sequence ATGAGTGTGACCCCTGAAGCGACCCGACCACGAGTGTGCGCCGGTCTGGACTGGGCCAAGGACGACCACGTCGTGTGCATCCTGGACCCCGACGGCGAGGTGCTTGACCGGTTCACCGTCGAGCACACCGCTGCCGGCCTCAAACGACTCGTACGACGTCTGTTGGCAGCTGAGGTCGTCGAGATCGGCATCGAACGCGGCGACGGGCCCGTCATCGATGCCTTGCTTGCCACCGAGCTGACCGTGCTGGTGATCAGCCCCAACCAGGTCAAGAACCTCCGCTCGCGCTACGGCTCGGCCGGCAACAAGGACGACCGGTTCGACGCCTACGTCCTGGCAGATGTGGTCCGCACCGACCGCCGTCGCCTGACCCCGCTGACCAGATCGACCCCGGCCACCCAAGCGCTGCGCTCCAGCGTGCGTGCTCGTCGGGACCTGGTCGCGCACCGCGTCGCGGCAGCCAACCAGCTCCGCGCGCACCTGCAGGTCGTGTTCCCCGGCATCGTGGACCTGTTCGCCCACCTGGACTCCGCGATCAGCCTGTCCTTCCTGGAACGGTTCCCCACCCAGACCAAAGCCGACTGGCTCACCGCCGACCGGCTCGCAGCATGGCTGAAGAAGCTCGCCTACTCCGGGCGCACCGACCCTGCCGTGTTGCACCAACGGCTGCTCGCTGCGCCCCGCGGCACCACCGGTGCTGAAACCGGCCCCCATGCCGCAACCACGCTCGCGTTCGTCGCGGTCCTGCGGAGCTTGAACACCCAGATCGCCACGCTCGCGGACTCGATCGCTGAGCAACTCGACGTCCACCCCGACGCGCACGTCGTGACCTCGCTGCCTCGCTCCGGGACCGTGCGCGCCGCGCGACTGCTCGCCGAGATCGGGGACGCCCGCGGCAGGTTCCCCACCGCCGACTCCCTGGCCTGTCTGGCCGGCGTCGCGCCCTCGACGCGGCAGTCCGGCAAGGTCAAAGCCGTCACCTTCCGGTGGGGATGCGACAAAGAACTCCGCGACGCCCTGTGTGACTTCGCCGCTGACTCCCGACACGCCAACCCGTGGGCCGCCGACCTCTACAACCGCGCCAGGGCACGCAACCACGACCACCCCCACGCCGTCCGGATCCTCGCCCGCGCCTGGGTCGACATCATCTGGCGCTGCTGGCAAGACCGGGCCACCTACGACCCTAGCCAGCACCGAGCCTTCCAACGCGTCCTCAACGAACACCACCAAATCGCCGCCTGA